The genome window CACAGGCTCACCGGCCACGGCGGCCAGGTCCTCCACGAGGCGTTGCACGATGGGCTTGCCCGCGATGGGCAGCAAGGGCTTGGCGGTGGTGTGGGTGTGCGGACGCATCCGCTTGCCCATGCCCGCCATAGGGACGATGATCTTCATTCGGTTCTCTTCTCAGCGGGTGCCGGTATGCCCGAAGCCGCCCGCTCCGCGTTCAGTGGCGCGAAGGTCCGCACTTTCCAGCAAAGTGGCCCGCAGGTAGGGGGCGATGACCAATTGCGCCACGCGCTCACCATCCTTCACCTCGAAGGGCTCCTGCCCGTGATTGATGAGCAGCACGCCGACCTCGCCGCGGTAATCGGCATCGATGGTGCCCGGCGCGTTCAATACCGTGACCCCGTGCTTGAAGGCCAGCCCGCTCCGGGGACGCACCTGGGCCTCGGTGCCTTCGGGCAGCTCCAGGAAAAGGCCGGTGGGAATCAGCGCACGCTGGCCGGGAGCCAGAATGATGGGCACTTCGAGGTTGGCGCGGAGGTCCATGCCCGCGCTGTGGGCGGTGGCGTAGGAGGGGAGGGGGTGGTGGCTCTTGTTGAGGATGCGAACACACGGCGCTTCGGACACGAACTCAGTCATGGCGCAAAGGTGCTAAGCATTCATTGGCTTTAGCTTTGGATGGATGTCATGAGCCCGATGGCCGCACTCCGAGGCATGTATCGTTGTTTGTTGGTCGTTGGCTTGTTGGTATTGAGCCAAGCAATCCATGCTCAGTCCGGCTCGCTCCGTGGTCGCATTAAGGCAAAGGGAGAGGAAGCACTTACCGGAGCACGGGTGGTCCTTTCAGATAGTCTCGAAGCGGTGCTCGCGGAGACGCAATCCGGCTCAGGTGGGAATTATGAGTTTGCCGAGGTGGCCCCTGGTCAATACTGTCTTACCGTGGAGAATACGGGGTATGAAACACGAAGATTGAATGCGGTCGAGGTCAAGCCGAAGACAATCACGTTCGTTGACTTCAGATTGACGCCAACGGATGAACCCGCAAAGAGGGAGAGCGTTTGTAAATGGCGCAGAAAGTGACAGAGGGCTAGGCGCGTAAAACTCTGCGCTCGATTCTCCACGCGGCGGTGAGAAACGAAGAGAGCAGTACCGCGCGCAGGCCATATTCCGCGGCACCTGCCAGCGGAATCTGTTCGCTCCCCCACCAGATCACCACCGCCCCCGCCATGTACAGCAGCACGCGTCCCACGTTGTAGGGCACCGGCCAGTGCTTCTGCCCCCAAACGTAGCTGAGCGCGGTCATGGCGGCGTAGCAGATGAGCGTGGCCCACGCGCTGCCCAGGTATCCGAGCCAGGGCACGAGAGCGATGTTGCCCACGAGCGTGAGCGCCGCGCCGACCAAGGCCAGCTTGCCCGCCACGCGCGTGCGGTCCGTGACCTTGTACCACACGCTCTGGTTGTAGTAGATGCCGAGGAAGACGTTCGCCAGCATGATGATGGGCACGATGCGCAAGCCTTCCCAGTACGCGGGGTTCGGGATGAACCACTTGAAGAGATCGAGGAAGAGCATCACCACCAGGAAGGCGCTCATGCAGAACGCGACGAACAGGTTGTTGATGCGCGCGAAGGTCTCCTTGCTCTTGGGGTCGTGCGCGCGGCTGAAGAAGAAAGGCTCAGCCGCGAAGCGGAACGCCTGGATGAAGAGTGTGATCAGCACCGCCAGCTTGTAGCACGCGCCGAAGACGCCGAGGTCATGGTCGGCGGTCTCCGCCGGCAGCAGGTATTTCAGCAGCACGCGACTGCCCATCTCATTCACCATGCCCGCGAGGCCGGCAAGAACGAGCGGAGCGGCGAACACGAGCATGGGTCGAACGAGCCTCGGATCGCGCATGGTAATGGAGGGCCATTGCGGCAGGAGCAAGAGCATCTTCACAATGCTCGCTACGAGGTAGGCGAGGAAGACATAGCCCACACCGAAGGATGGATCGTACACGGCTTCAATCAACGCGTTGCTTTCTCCTGCCTTGTGCTTGGGCATGCAGTAGGCGAGGAAGAAGAGGCTCACGACGATGTTCACGCCTACATTCATCATGTTGATGAGCACGAAGCGCCACGCGCGGTTCTCCTGTCGCAGGCGTGCCATAGGGATCGCGGTGATGGCATCGAGGCCGAGCGTGATGCCGAGCATGAGCACGGTGCTCGAGAAGGCGCCGTAGCCGGACCAATCGGCGATGGGCGATGCGCACAGCGCGATCACTGCCGTGAAGACGAGCGCGATGAACGCGACGATGTGGAACGCCGTGCCGTAAGCGCGCTTCTGGTCGATGCCGTCTTTGGTGGCGTAGCGGAAGAAGGTCGTCTCCATGCCGAAGCTGAGGACGATGTTGAGGAAGGCGCTCCAGCCGAGGAAGTAGGTGATCACGCCGAAATCATCAGGCGCGAAGACCGCCTTGCTCGTGTACAGCGGCGTGAGCAGGAAGTTGAGGAAGCGCGCAACGATGCTGCTCAGCCCGTAGATGGCTGTCTGGCCGGCGAGTTTGCGGAGGGCGCTCATCGATCATCCACAGCAGACGCAGATGTCACAGATAGCGCTTGTTCCATCGGGTCAATTCGCGCAGTTGGTGATTCGTATTGTGCCATCCGCGTTTTCTGTGGATCACGCCCCCGTGAACTCCGCCTTCCGCTTCTCCATGAACGCGCTCGTTCCCTCCTGAAAGTCCGCCGTGCCGAAGCACTTGCCGAATTCCTCGATCTCGCGCGCGAGGCCGTCGGCGCCGGGTTCGTAGCCGGCGTTCACCGCGCGGATGGCAGCGCCCAACGCCGAGGGACTGTTCTTCGCGATGGCCGCAGCGAGCTCGTTGCACTTGGTCATGAGCTGATCCTGGGGAACAACGTGGTTCACCAGTCCCCATTGCAGGGCCTCATCGGCCTTGATCATGCCCGCCGCACCGAGGAAGATCATCTCCATGGCTTTGCCCTTTCCAACAAGCCTTGCGAGGCGCTGCGTTCCGCCGTAGCCGGGTATAACGCCCAGTCCGACTTCGGGCAGGCCCAGCTTGGCATTGTCGCTGGCCACGCGGAAATGGCAGCTCATGGCCAGCTCCAGCCCGCCGCCCAAGGCAAAACCATTCACTGCCGCGATAACCGGTTTGTTCAGGCGCTCCACATGGCTGAAGAGCTTGGTGTGGCCATCGGCGCTGAGCGCACGACCCTCTTCCATGCTGAAGTGGGCGAACTCCTTGATGTCGGCGCCGGCCACGAAGGCCTTCGGTCCGCTGCCGGTGATGATGAGCACGCGCACGCTCCTGTCGGCCTCGGCCTCGTTGAGCGCGCTATCCAGCTCGTCGATGGTGGCGCGGTTGAGCGCGTTGAGCTGGTCGGGGCGGTTGATGGTGATGGTGCGGATGCCATCGGCATCGGACACCAATAGGTTCGTGTATGGCATCGGCTCAAATGTACCGGCCTAACGGTGCAACGGCAGCTCCACGAAGAAACGCGTGCCTTGGCCCTCATCGCTCTCGAACCACACGCGGCCACCGGCCTGCTCCACCATGCGCTTCACCATGGCCAAGCCCAGCCCCATGCCGCTGCTCTTGGTGGTGAAGCTCGGGGTGAAGATGCGGTCACGCGCTTCCGTCGGGATCCCTGCGCCATTGTCGCGCACTTCGATCCGCGCCCGTGATACCTCGCGCCGTGCGATCACATCGATGCGGCCATCATGGTCCTCGGGCATGGCTTGCACGGCATTCTTGAGCAGGTTGTTCAGCACGCGCAGCATGTGCTCACGATCGGCCAGCACGGGCAACGGGCCTTCTTCCTGATGCGTGATGGCGATGCCCGGCGAAGCATGGAATACGTCCACGGCGGCGCGCACCACTTCGCACAGGTCGAGCTCGGTGGGCGACGCGGCGGGCATCTGCGCGAATTGCGAGAAGGCCGAGGCCACGCCGTTGAGCGTATCGATCTGCTCCACCATGCTCTTCGCGAAGCGGTCGACGCGCTCCTTCGCGTCCGGGGCCTTCGGATCGAAGGTGTATTGGAAGTGCTGGATGCCGAGCTTCATCGGTGTGAGCGGGTTCTTCACCTCATGCGCCACTTGCCGCGCCATCTCCCGCCACGCGCTTTCCCGTTCACTGCGCGCCAGGCGCTCAGCGCTCTCACGCAGTTCTTCCACCTTCTGGTTGTAAACGGCCACCAGCTCGCCCACCTCATCGTTGCCCCGGTAATGGATGGGCTGATTGCTGCCGCGCAGGGCGACGCGGGCCAGTGCGCGCTTGAGCACATCGAGGGGCCGCGTGGTCCAGTTGCTGATGAAGACCGCGAGCAGCACGCTCAGCGCGAAGAGCAGCACGAAGAGGTTCACAACCGCCACCAGCAGTTGCGCTCGCTCTTCCGATTGCTGTGCTTGGTCGGCGAAGCTGGGCAGCGCGAGGAAGGCTTGCCCCTTGCCCTTGCTGTCGAGAACCGGCAGATAGGCCGTTCTGAAGCCTGCCGTGCCCACGCGCTCCTGGTGAACGAAGGCGCTCTGCTGCCGGATGGCCAGGCGGGCATAGGCGCTGTGGTCCATGCGGGGGCCGAGCAGTCCTTGCGAGAGCATCTGCGGCCGCGTTGATGCCAGCCAGCGTCCGTCGGGCGCATACAGTGTGAGATCGGTGAAGTAGGCGTTGCCGAGCTGGCTGAGCAGATAGTTCAGGTAGCCGGCGTAAGCATCGCTATCGATGCGCTCATCGCCGATCCGACGGCGCAATTCCTCGCTCACGGCCCGCGCCTTGTCCAGGGAGGCGTTGGCTTCGCGCTCCTCGAACTGGCGCGTGAGCAGGCGCTGCGACCCGATCCCGAAGAACATGAGGCCCGTGATCGCAAAGAGCACCAGTGCCGCGCGCACCTTGGTGCCGATGCCGAGGTCCGGCAAGGTGCCGGTGAGCGCCGCGTGCGCGCCGAGCGCGATCAGCATCAGGAGCCCGAACAGCGTGAAGAGGTAACTGAAGGTGGTGATGCGGTCCAGGAAGGTGCGGTGGGGCAGGCCGAGCACCATCACCACGTTGCCGCCCACGGCTTTCGCCAGGAAATCCTGGCCACTCTCCACATACCACAGCTCATCGTCTAAGGCGCGGCTCCACCGCTGCGGGTGCGATACGGGACCGCGGCGGTCCATGAGGAGTCCATTGACGTAGCGAGCCTGCGAGTAGCGCTCTGTGCGTCGCGCGAGCTCATCCGTGCCCGCGAGCAGGAGGTCGGGGAACCCGGCGCCTTGCGAGAGCGAGCGCGGCTTCAGCTCCAACACGAGCTGGGCGGGCGGCGCACTGTCATGGGGCATGATGGCGATGCGCGCATGGTAATACAGCTCCCCGCCGATCCGCTCGTCCACGAAAAGGTCAGGCATGTCGCTGATGCCTGCAGGGAAGGCCGCCGAATCAACCGTGAAGCCGAGCGGCGCATCGAGGTCGGTGGCGCAGCGGAGCTCACCTTGGGGATCGTAGCCGAAGAGGCGCAGGTCATAGCGCTCCCAATACCCGCTGAGGTGCGGCTGCTTCACGAGCTTCTCCAAGTCGTTGGGGTCACAGTATTCGCCGCTGGAGAAGAGGCGATAGAGATTCAGGTCGCGGCGGATGGCAGGTGCGCTGTCGCGGAAAAGCTGCTCAAGCACTGGGTCCTCCCGCATAGCAAGGCGCTCAGCGAGCACGGAGCGCTCATTGCGCTCGCGTTCGCCCATGTGCTTGGCGATGATGTGCGTGCTGGTGCCCGCGAGGACAGTCAACAGGAGCACGCCTTGCAGGAAACCGAAGGCCAGCGCCCGCCCGACAAGGAAGATCGCCATCCCGGCCAAAGGCCATAGGAAGAGAACAGTATCACGCACGCCGGATAGATGATGCACCAGGATTGAGGCACCAGCGGCCAATAGAGCCGGACCCGCGAGCCGGCGAACGGTGCCCGGCGCGAGAAGCCTCGTCGCGGCCAATGCGGTCAAGCACCATCCCGCCATCAACAGGGCCACCACCAACAAGGCCACCGCCCCGAAGGCCCCAAGGCCCTGGATATGATACAGGTCCAGATCGATGGTGCTGCTGCCCACCAGCCCGATGGTGAGCCAAGTGACGGCAGCCGCCTGAAAGAGCGGGATGCTCAGCACAATGAAAGTGGTCACCCGATTCGGGTTAAATCCGATCGGACGCGCAGCGTGTAGGGCGAATAGGGAACCGAGGCCCAATAGGGCTGAATTGATGACCAGGTCCCCAAGGGACGGGAACCACCAGCCTGTGGCGTACACGGCCGGGTCGAAGAGCGGCCAGCGATCGAAGGGCGCGGAATGGCCGAAGGCGAGCGAGAGCCAGCGCAGCAGGACCAGGCCGGCGATGAACACCGCGACGGCCAGCAGTCTTCTCCGGTTCAGCAGCAGCCCGCAGGCCTTCCACAAGGCAGCGATCAATAGAACGGAAGCGCAAGCGATGAGCGCGGCGCGCCACCATAACCAGGCCCCGAGCTCCATGGCGCCGTCGCGCCAGGCCACGCGGAGCGGTGCTGTGGTGGCACCGGCCCCGATATCAACCCCAGGCCGAGCAAAGGGCACGGCCATCAGGCCCTCAGCTGCGCCCAAGGATGGATGGAAGCCCTCACGGAGGTATCGGTTCTGTACACGCGGCGCGCTCCAGACTGGCCGCCCGGCCTTGACCATCATGCTGCCGATGCGCACGGACGCAAGCAGTCTTACTCCTTGACCCGGTTCCCCGTATCCGTTCAGGTCGCCTGACCAAGCCATCAGGCTATCGTCCACCTCGACATGGATCAGGGTGCCAGTCCGCTCCCGCTCCTTTTCGAGCAGCTCCGCCTGCCGATCCATCCAAGCCCCGGGGCCCAAGGATGACACGAGGCGGGCTTGCTCTTCCACCAGCGCATTCAACTCATTCTGGGCTGCCTCGATGCGATGTTCCAATCGCGCGGCAGCCGCGCTCAGTCGCGTTTCTGGGTCAGGCTCATCGATCAGCACCGCGAGGGTGGCGAAAAGAGCGCCCAGCAGCAACAGGAGCAGTGGACGGGACATAGAGCGCTGGCGTGGAGGGATGCGCCAAAGTACGGGGGTAGGTATGGCCATTCCTCTTCGACCATCACCAGGCCCCGGGCACAGCACGGCTCAGAAGCTGGCGACAGGCGGGCGCGGCTCGTCGACGAACGAACCCCGCTGGCCGGTCTGCGTAGAACGGCACCGGCCCGCCACTCACGGGCTGACCTTATCGAATGAAAAAGGCACTGCTCTTAGTGCTTGGACTGCTCCTTACCGGGCTCATCCAGGCACAGACGGGGACCGAGTTCTGGATGGCTCCGCCCGATGTCACCCTTCGGCACAACATGCCTGGGGATGAGCCGATCTTCCTGAACGTGACCACGGGCAATGCGGCCGCGACCGTCACGGTTTCGCAGCCCGCCAACCCGGCCTTCAATGGAGGCAGCCCGATCGTGCTCAACGTGCCGGCCAATTCGGCCGTGCGCCACAACATGACGGCGCTGAAGGCCCAGTTGGAGACGCGCCCAACCAACAGCATCCGTAACACCGGCCTTCGGATCCAATCCACGGCCAACATCACCTGCTATTACGAATCGAGCAATACGAACAACCCGGACATCATGGCGCTCAAGGGCGCCAACGGCCTGGGCACCGAGTTCTACATCCCGCTGCACAAGCACGCCCCCTTCTACAACCACAGCTTCGTTCCGAACAACGCAGACCTCGCCTTCGCTTCGTTCGATATCGTCGCAACCGAGAACAACACCAACGTGCTGATCTATTCACCGGTAGCGGTGGATGGCCACCCGGCGCTGACGCCTTGGACGGTCACGCTCAACGCGGGCCAGACCTATTCAACGGCGAACACCACGCCTGCCACGCACACCGATCCCATGACGCACCCCTCGGGTGCTGTGGTGCTTTCGGACAAGCCGGTCGCGGTCTCCATCAAGGATGACTCGAACCACAACCCTTCGGGCGGCTGCTATGACCTGATGCTCGACCAGATCGTGCCGGTGAACATCCTGGGCACGGAGTACGTGGCGGTGAAAGGCGCACTGAACAACAACGGCGACGAGTCGCTCTTCGTGATGGCCGTGCAGAACAACACGCAGGTCTTCATCGATGGCAGCGCAACGCCGGTGGCCACGCTCTTCGCAGGGCAGTACTACCGCCACGACATGGATTACCTGGCGGGCGCGGCCAACAACGCCACATTGGTCACGGGCTCGAAGCCGCTCTACGCCATCCACGTCACCGGTTTCGGCTGCGAGCAGGGCATGGCGATCCTGCCTCCGCTCAATTGCGCGGGCAGCACGCAGCTCAGTTTCACGCGATCCACCTCAGAATCGTTCTTCTTGAATCTGCTGGTGCGGAATGGATCTCAGAACGACTTCGTGGTGACGGGACCCGGTACGGCGACGATACCGGGTTCTGCCTTCCAAGCGGTTCCCGGAACGGGAGGCCAATGGATGGCCGCTCGGATCCAATACAACACCACGCAGGTGCCGGTGAACCAGGCCTTCATCGTGACCAACACCTCCGATGTGTTCTCGCTCGCGATCATCAACGGCGGGGCATCATCGGGCTGCCGCTACGGTTTCTTCTCGGAGTTCGCCGGGCAGATCAACGTGAGCGCCGGTGCGGACCAGACGCGCTGCGCGAATGAGACGGTATCGCTCACTGGAACGGTCTCCGGCGGAAGCACCACGGGGATCTGGACCACCAACGGCAGCGGCACCTTCACTCCAAGCCCCACCTCACTGAATGCCACCTACGAGCCCAGCATCGGCGACCTCGCGATCGGCAGCGTGACCCTGACCCTGACCTCCACCGGCCCTTGCACACCGTCGAGCGATCAGATGGTGGTGACCTTCTCGCCCCTGCCGATCCCCGATGCCGGACCGGATCGGTCGGTGTGCCTCAACAACACCACCGTGCAACTGGCGGGCAGCGTGCTGAATGCTGTCGGTGGCGTATGGACCACGGCCGGCAGCGGGAGCTTCCTTCCCAGCAACAGCAACTTGAACGCCACCTACACGCCCTCGGCAGCAGACCTGCTCGCGGGCCAGGTGTGGATCCGCTTGACATCCACGGGCAACGGCGTTTGCCAGGCGGTGATGGACAGCCTGCTCGTGACCTTCACGCCTGCGCCCACCGTGAATGCCGGCTCCGCGATCACGCGCTGCGCGAACAATGCGGTGGCGCAGCTGAACGGCTCGTTCACCGTGGCCACAGGCGGCATCTGGAGCGGCGGCGCGGGATCCTTCGATCCCAGCACCACCAACATGTCGGCGCAATACACGCCCACTGCGGCCGAGATCGCAAACGGAAGCGTGACGCTCACGCTCACCACCACGGGCAACGGCACCTGCAATGCGGTGAGCAGCAATGTGACGATCAGCTTCACGCCGGCTCCTGTGGTGAATGCCGGTGCGCCGGTATCGGTGTGCGCGAACAACGCGCAAGTGTCGCTGAGCGGATCGGTGACCAATGCCTCGGGCGGCATCTGGAGCGGCGGCACCGGCACATTCACGCCGAACAACACCACGCTCAACGCCACCTACACGCCTTCTGCCGCTGAGATCGCCGCAGGCAATTTGACGCTCACGCTCACAAGCACCGGCAATGGCAACTGCCTGCCTGTTTCGAGCGATCGCGTGATCACCTTCACGCCCGCACCCACGGTGAATGCCGGCCCCAACGGAACGGTATGCGCGAACAACAGCGCGATCACCCTTGCGGGTTCTTTCACCGGCGCAACGGGTGCCGTGTGGAGCGGCGGCACGGGCACTTACAGCCCGAACAGCACCAGCATGAACGCGGTGTACACGCCGAGCCCGGCGGAGCGCGCCGCCGGAACGGTTACGCTCACGCTGACGACGGTCGGGAATGGCACCTGCAACGCTGAGAGCGCACAGGTCACCTACACCATCACGCCGGCGCCAACGGTGAATGCCGGTCTCGATCGGGTGGTGTGCGCGAACAACGCAGCGGTGACCCTGAACGGCAGCTTCACCGTGGCCACGGGCGGCGTGTGGAGCGGTGGCGCAGGCACCTTCGACCCCAGCACCACCAACATGAACGCGACCTACACGCCCACGGCGGCGGAGATCGCGAACGGCAGCGTGACGCTCACGCTAACCAGCACGGGCAACGGGGGCTGCGTTGCGGTGGGTGATCAAATGACCATCAGCTTCACCCCAGCACCAGTGGTGAATGCGGGTGCTCCGGTATCGGTGTGCGCGAACAACGCAGCGGTGACCTTGAACGGCAGCGTGACCGGTGCGACCGGTGGCGCCTGGAGCGGTGGTGCGGGCATCTACAACCCGGACAACACCACGCTGAATGCGACCTACACGCCCACTGCTGCCGAGATCGCAGCAGGCACCTTGACCTTGACGCTGACGAGCACGGGCAACGGCACCTGCAACGCGGTGAGCAGCAACCGCGTGATCACCTTCACGCCTGCACCGGTGGTGAATGCCGGTCCGAATGGAACGGTGTGCGCGAACAACAGCGCGATCACCCTCGCGGGCTCCGTGACCGGTGCCTCCGGTGGAGCCTGGAGCGGCGGTGCGGGCACCTACTCGCCGAACAATGCAACGCTGAATGCGACCTACACGCCCACCGCCGCCGAACGCGCTGCGGGCAGCGTGACGCTCACGCTCACCAGCACCGGCAACGGCACCTGCAATGCCGTGAGCGATCAAGTGCTTTGGACCATCACGCCTTCGCCGACCGCGAATGCCGGCGCCACGCAGACGCTCTGCGCGAATAACCCCGTCGCCACGCTGAACGGCAGCTTCACCGTCGCGACCGGTGGCGTTTGGAGCGGCGGCAACGGCAGCTTCAGCCCCAGCACCACGAACATGAACGCGACTTACACGCCCACGGCGGCGGAGATCGCGAACGGCAACGTGACGCTCACGCTCACCACCACGGGCAACGGTTCGTGCAACGCGGTGAGCAGCAACGTCACCTTGAACTTCACGGCGGCGCCGGTGGTGGATGCGGGCGCTCCGGCCACCTTCTGCGCGAACAACGCCAACATCGCCTTGAATGGCAGCGTCACCGGGGCCACCGGCGGCGTTTGGAGCGGCGGCTTGGGCAGCTTCACGCCGAACAACACCACCCTCAATGCCACCTATTCGCCGACCGCTGCGGAGATCGCGGCAGGTACCTTGACCTTGACGTTGACGAGCACGGGCAACGGCAATTGCATCGCTGTTTCCGACAGCCGCGTGATCGCCTTCACGGCAGCGCCCACGGTGAATGCCGGTGCGAACGGAACGGTGTGCGCCAACAACGCCACCATCAGCTTGAACGGCAGCGTGACCGTTGCCACCGGCGGGATCTGGAGCGGTGGCACGGGCACCTTCACTCCGAGCAACAGCACGCTGAACGCCACCTACACGCCCAGCGCTGCTGAACTCACCGCAGGCACGGTGACGCTCACGCTCACCACGGTGGGCAATGGCAACTGCTCGCCGGTGAGCGCGAACGTGACCTATGCGATCACGCCGGCACCAACGGTGAATGCCGGCGCGGATCAGACGCGCTGCGGCAACAATGCCAGCACGACCCTCAATGGCAGTTACACCGTGGCCACCGGTGCCATCTGGAGCGGCGGCGCAGGCAGCTTCTCGCCGGGCGCCACCAGCGTGAATGCCGTGTACACGCCGACCGCAGCAGAGATCGCCAACGGCAGCGTGACCCTCACGCTGACCACCACCGGTGCCGGCACTTGCGTGCCGGTATCGGATGACATGACGATCAGCTTCACGCCCGCGCCCACGGCCAATGCCGGTGCGCCGCTCACGCTCTGCGCGAACAATGCCAGCGTGGCCCTGAATGGCAGCGTGACCCTCGCCACCGGCGGCGTTTGGAGCGGCGGCTTGGGCACCTTCAGCCCGAACAACACCTCGCTGAACGCGACCTACACGCCAACGGCTGCGGAACTCGCGAACGGCACCCTTACGCTGACCCTGACCACTACGGGCAACGGTACCTGCAATCCAGCCACCAGCGACCGCGTGATCACCTTCACGCCTGCACCGGTAGTGAATGCCGGCATCGGCGGAACGGTGTGCGCGAACAACAGCGCCATCGCCCTGAACGGTTCCGTTGCCGGCGCCACGGGCGGCGCATGGAGCGGCGGCACGGGCACTTACAGTCCGAGCAACACCGCCTTGAACGCGGTGTACACGCCCAGCGCCGCTGAACGAGCTGCGGGAAGCGTGACTCTGACATTGACCTCCACAGGCAACGGACTGTGCAATCCGGTGAGCAGCCAAGTGACCTGGACGATCTCGCCGCCGCCGACCGTGAACGCCGGCCCTGCGCAGACGCTTTGCTCGAACAATCCGGTTGCGACCCTCAGCGGAGGCTTCACTGTGGCCACGGGAGCGATCTGGAGCGGCGGGTCGGGCAGCTTCTTCCCGAGCAATACCAACATGAACGCGACCTACACGCCCACGGCGGCAGAGATCGCGAACGGCAGCGTCACCTTGACGCTCACCACCACCGGCAATGGCCTGTGCAATGCGGTGAGCAGCAACGTCATCCTGAGTTTCACACCATCGCCCACAGCGAATGCAGGTGCTGATGCTTCGCTGTGCGTGAACAACCCCACGGTGAGCCTGAATGGCGCCGTGACCGTGGCAACAGGCGGTCTCTGGAGCGGCGGTGCGGGATCCTTCACGCCGAACAACACCACGCTCAACGCCACCTACACGCCCACACCAGCGGAACTCGCAGCGGGCACCTTGACGCTCACGCTCACCACCACGGGCAACGGCACCTGCAACGCGGTATCGAGCAGCCGTACCATCACCTTCACGCCAGCGCCGATCGTGAGCGCGGGGAGCAATGGAACGGTATGCGCGAACGCACCGCTGATCAGCTTGAACGGCAGCGTGAGCGGCGCCACCGGCGCGATCTGGAGCGGCGGCGCGGGCACCTTCACGCCGAACAGCACCACGCTCAATGCGACCTACATGCCTACAGCTGCGCAGATCGCTGCGGGCACGGTAACCCTCACCTTGACTTCTGCCGGCAACGGCAATTGCAATGCGGTGAGCAGCAATGTCACATTCAGCATCACGCCTGCACCCACGGCCAATGCGGGCAGCAACCTCACGCTCTGCTCCAACAACCCAGCGGCTGCGCTGAATGGCAGCGTGACCGTTGCGACCGGCGGGACCTGGAGCGGCGGCAACGGCACCTTCAATCCGAGCAACACGAATCTGGGCGCGGTGTACACACCGAGCGCGGCCGAGATCGCGAACGGCAGCGTGATCCTCACGCTCACCACCACGGGCAACGGCCTGTGCAGCGCAGTGAGCGATGATGTGCTCCTCACATTCACGCCTGCTCCGACGGTGAACGCAGGTGCGGATGCGTCGATCTGCGCGAACAACCCCGTCGTGTCCTTGAATGGGACGGTGGGCGGTGCAACGGGTGGGGTCTGGAGCGGCGGCAACGGCTCCTTCACGCCGAACAATACCGCATTGAACGCGACCTACACGCCGACCCCGGCGGAGA of Flavobacteriales bacterium contains these proteins:
- the dut gene encoding dUTP diphosphatase; the protein is MTEFVSEAPCVRILNKSHHPLPSYATAHSAGMDLRANLEVPIILAPGQRALIPTGLFLELPEGTEAQVRPRSGLAFKHGVTVLNAPGTIDADYRGEVGVLLINHGQEPFEVKDGERVAQLVIAPYLRATLLESADLRATERGAGGFGHTGTR
- a CDS encoding carboxypeptidase regulatory-like domain-containing protein, with protein sequence MDVMSPMAALRGMYRCLLVVGLLVLSQAIHAQSGSLRGRIKAKGEEALTGARVVLSDSLEAVLAETQSGSGGNYEFAEVAPGQYCLTVENTGYETRRLNAVEVKPKTITFVDFRLTPTDEPAKRESVCKWRRK
- a CDS encoding polysaccharide biosynthesis C-terminal domain-containing protein — translated: MSALRKLAGQTAIYGLSSIVARFLNFLLTPLYTSKAVFAPDDFGVITYFLGWSAFLNIVLSFGMETTFFRYATKDGIDQKRAYGTAFHIVAFIALVFTAVIALCASPIADWSGYGAFSSTVLMLGITLGLDAITAIPMARLRQENRAWRFVLINMMNVGVNIVVSLFFLAYCMPKHKAGESNALIEAVYDPSFGVGYVFLAYLVASIVKMLLLLPQWPSITMRDPRLVRPMLVFAAPLVLAGLAGMVNEMGSRVLLKYLLPAETADHDLGVFGACYKLAVLITLFIQAFRFAAEPFFFSRAHDPKSKETFARINNLFVAFCMSAFLVVMLFLDLFKWFIPNPAYWEGLRIVPIIMLANVFLGIYYNQSVWYKVTDRTRVAGKLALVGAALTLVGNIALVPWLGYLGSAWATLICYAAMTALSYVWGQKHWPVPYNVGRVLLYMAGAVVIWWGSEQIPLAGAAEYGLRAVLLSSFLTAAWRIERRVLRA
- a CDS encoding HAMP domain-containing histidine kinase, giving the protein MSRPLLLLLLGALFATLAVLIDEPDPETRLSAAAARLEHRIEAAQNELNALVEEQARLVSSLGPGAWMDRQAELLEKERERTGTLIHVEVDDSLMAWSGDLNGYGEPGQGVRLLASVRIGSMMVKAGRPVWSAPRVQNRYLREGFHPSLGAAEGLMAVPFARPGVDIGAGATTAPLRVAWRDGAMELGAWLWWRAALIACASVLLIAALWKACGLLLNRRRLLAVAVFIAGLVLLRWLSLAFGHSAPFDRWPLFDPAVYATGWWFPSLGDLVINSALLGLGSLFALHAARPIGFNPNRVTTFIVLSIPLFQAAAVTWLTIGLVGSSTIDLDLYHIQGLGAFGAVALLVVALLMAGWCLTALAATRLLAPGTVRRLAGPALLAAGASILVHHLSGVRDTVLFLWPLAGMAIFLVGRALAFGFLQGVLLLTVLAGTSTHIIAKHMGERERNERSVLAERLAMREDPVLEQLFRDSAPAIRRDLNLYRLFSSGEYCDPNDLEKLVKQPHLSGYWERYDLRLFGYDPQGELRCATDLDAPLGFTVDSAAFPAGISDMPDLFVDERIGGELYYHARIAIMPHDSAPPAQLVLELKPRSLSQGAGFPDLLLAGTDELARRTERYSQARYVNGLLMDRRGPVSHPQRWSRALDDELWYVESGQDFLAKAVGGNVVMVLGLPHRTFLDRITTFSYLFTLFGLLMLIALGAHAALTGTLPDLGIGTKVRAALVLFAITGLMFFGIGSQRLLTRQFEEREANASLDKARAVSEELRRRIGDERIDSDAYAGYLNYLLSQLGNAYFTDLTLYAPDGRWLASTRPQMLSQGLLGPRMDHSAYARLAIRQQSAFVHQERVGTAGFRTAYLPVLDSKGKGQAFLALPSFADQAQQSEERAQLLVAVVNLFVLLFALSVLLAVFISNWTTRPLDVLKRALARVALRGSNQPIHYRGNDEVGELVAVYNQKVEELRESAERLARSERESAWREMARQVAHEVKNPLTPMKLGIQHFQYTFDPKAPDAKERVDRFAKSMVEQIDTLNGVASAFSQFAQMPAASPTELDLCEVVRAAVDVFHASPGIAITHQEEGPLPVLADREHMLRVLNNLLKNAVQAMPEDHDGRIDVIARREVSRARIEVRDNGAGIPTEARDRIFTPSFTTKSSGMGLGLAMVKRMVEQAGGRVWFESDEGQGTRFFVELPLHR
- a CDS encoding enoyl-CoA hydratase/isomerase family protein — its product is MPYTNLLVSDADGIRTITINRPDQLNALNRATIDELDSALNEAEADRSVRVLIITGSGPKAFVAGADIKEFAHFSMEEGRALSADGHTKLFSHVERLNKPVIAAVNGFALGGGLELAMSCHFRVASDNAKLGLPEVGLGVIPGYGGTQRLARLVGKGKAMEMIFLGAAGMIKADEALQWGLVNHVVPQDQLMTKCNELAAAIAKNSPSALGAAIRAVNAGYEPGADGLAREIEEFGKCFGTADFQEGTSAFMEKRKAEFTGA